Proteins from one Pontibacter korlensis genomic window:
- a CDS encoding calcineurin-like phosphoesterase C-terminal domain-containing protein, whose translation MSQKRRSFLKSLGLAGVGLTLSPSVLQAKPTAPAKGKDLSLVNLSGKVHTGGKGIAGVAVTDGYNVVLTDGSGRYELQSNATADFVYISVPRGYDFANENGIARFYKRIKASRGRYKADFELKKLTKDDTKHNFVVWADPQIISEADAEELKTKSAPDLKELVNSYPADTLFHGIGCGDLVWDKFELFEDYQQAINIAGIPFFQVIGNHDMNLEARTDEGSSEKFKELFGPTYYSFNRGEIHYVVLDDVFFIGTAKKYIGYLTERQLAWLEQDLATLKPGTTVVVNLHIPAYTNQHTRNNEKEPSLGGVVSNRKELYRLLAPYKAHIMSGHTHFNEKVFEGDNIIEHVHGTVCGAWWTGPICYDGTPSGYGVYEVDGSEVKWYYKSTGLSKEHQIRVYPVGAVPEKPQQIAANVWNWDPQWKVEWLEDGKNMGQMERATTLDPLSVELHLGASKPAKHKWVEPHPTDHMFFAQPTGKAKTITIQATDRFGNIFKIDADAKGLSRL comes from the coding sequence ATGTCTCAGAAAAGAAGATCCTTTCTTAAGTCTTTAGGCCTAGCAGGTGTAGGCCTAACCTTATCGCCAAGTGTGTTGCAGGCTAAACCAACAGCGCCTGCAAAAGGCAAAGACCTTTCTCTTGTAAACCTTTCTGGTAAGGTACATACTGGCGGCAAAGGTATAGCCGGTGTGGCAGTTACCGACGGCTATAATGTGGTGCTAACAGATGGTAGCGGCAGGTACGAGCTACAGAGCAATGCTACTGCAGACTTTGTATACATTTCTGTTCCGCGCGGTTACGACTTTGCGAACGAAAACGGCATAGCACGCTTTTACAAGCGTATAAAGGCAAGCCGTGGCCGCTACAAAGCTGATTTTGAGTTAAAAAAGCTGACGAAGGATGATACAAAGCACAACTTTGTAGTATGGGCAGATCCGCAGATTATCTCTGAAGCAGATGCAGAGGAGCTGAAAACCAAGTCGGCTCCAGACCTGAAGGAGCTGGTAAATAGCTATCCTGCTGATACCCTGTTTCACGGCATCGGCTGTGGCGACTTGGTGTGGGACAAGTTTGAGCTGTTTGAGGATTACCAGCAAGCCATCAACATTGCAGGTATACCTTTCTTCCAGGTTATTGGCAACCACGACATGAACCTGGAGGCACGCACCGATGAAGGATCATCGGAGAAATTTAAGGAACTGTTTGGGCCAACTTACTACTCCTTTAACCGTGGAGAAATACACTATGTGGTGCTGGATGATGTGTTCTTTATCGGCACAGCCAAAAAGTACATCGGTTACCTGACTGAGCGCCAGCTGGCGTGGCTGGAGCAGGATTTAGCTACTTTGAAGCCAGGAACAACTGTTGTAGTGAACCTGCACATCCCAGCTTACACCAACCAGCACACCCGCAACAATGAGAAAGAACCATCGTTGGGTGGTGTGGTGTCCAACCGTAAAGAGCTGTACCGACTATTAGCACCTTACAAGGCGCACATTATGTCAGGACACACCCACTTTAATGAAAAAGTGTTTGAGGGAGATAACATTATAGAACACGTACATGGTACCGTTTGCGGCGCCTGGTGGACTGGGCCTATCTGTTACGATGGCACTCCGAGTGGCTATGGCGTGTATGAAGTAGACGGTTCAGAAGTGAAATGGTACTACAAGTCTACTGGCTTGTCGAAAGAGCACCAGATACGCGTGTACCCAGTAGGAGCCGTGCCAGAGAAGCCGCAGCAAATAGCTGCCAATGTATGGAATTGGGACCCGCAGTGGAAAGTAGAGTGGCTGGAGGATGGAAAGAACATGGGGCAAATGGAGCGTGCTACAACGCTGGACCCTCTGTCGGTGGAGCTTCATCTAGGCGCCTCCAAGCCAGCCAAGCATAAATGGGTAGAGCCACACCCAACTGACCACATGTTCTTTGCTCAGCCAACTGGCAAGGCCAAAACCATCACGATACAAGCTACTGACAGGTTTGGCAATATTTTCAAAATTGATGCTGATGCGAAAGGGTTGAGCCGCCTATAG
- a CDS encoding tyrosine-type recombinase/integrase, translating into MKQKVSTAIILDTRRPHSDGLYPVKLRITYQRKQKYYPVINERGEPYRYTLAEFEKIRSPKARGGYKEASLSLDKAEHAALEVIEKLPVFSFEAFESRYVTDYKKGDVFAAYRYKIAEIKKEGRAGTASNYECSYKSLLEFCKNKPLPFTSVTKTFLQTYEKWMVGSGKSLTTVGIYLRPLRAVFNDAIASGEVSPEMYPFGKRKYTIPASRNVKKALTLSDIEKIVTYEPKHDGEAKARDLWFFSYLCNGINVKDMARLRYENITGDEITFVRAKTERTNRQNIKPIVAVLTPEMKQIIKRWGNKPAKSDSYVFPILKKGLSPEEELAQVRYATKAINKYIKRIAAEVGIEKNVSTYTARHSFSTVLKRSGASMELISESLGHSDMKTTESYLDSFESDLKKRFAEQLTAFRKDKEEAEIE; encoded by the coding sequence ATGAAGCAAAAAGTCTCTACTGCCATCATTCTTGACACACGCAGACCGCATAGTGATGGCCTCTATCCCGTAAAGCTAAGGATCACCTACCAGCGTAAGCAAAAGTACTACCCGGTTATTAACGAGAGGGGGGAGCCCTACCGTTACACCTTAGCTGAGTTCGAGAAAATACGAAGCCCAAAGGCTCGCGGCGGCTATAAAGAAGCTAGCCTCAGCCTGGACAAAGCTGAACACGCAGCACTAGAGGTGATCGAGAAGCTGCCGGTCTTCAGCTTTGAGGCTTTCGAGAGCAGGTATGTGACAGATTATAAGAAGGGAGATGTATTTGCCGCATATCGATACAAGATTGCGGAAATCAAAAAAGAGGGACGGGCTGGAACAGCAAGTAACTATGAATGCTCCTATAAGTCTCTGCTCGAATTTTGTAAAAATAAGCCCCTGCCGTTCACTTCGGTTACAAAAACCTTCCTGCAGACATACGAGAAATGGATGGTGGGATCTGGTAAATCTTTGACTACCGTCGGCATATATCTACGCCCCCTGCGTGCCGTCTTCAATGACGCCATAGCATCTGGAGAAGTTAGTCCTGAAATGTATCCTTTTGGCAAAAGAAAGTACACTATTCCGGCCAGCCGCAATGTGAAGAAGGCGCTTACCTTAAGTGACATTGAGAAGATCGTTACCTATGAACCAAAGCATGACGGAGAGGCCAAAGCAAGGGACTTGTGGTTTTTCTCCTACCTGTGCAACGGTATCAATGTGAAGGACATGGCTCGCTTAAGGTATGAGAATATTACAGGCGACGAAATTACCTTTGTTAGGGCAAAGACGGAGCGAACGAACAGGCAAAATATAAAACCTATCGTTGCTGTCCTCACCCCTGAGATGAAGCAAATTATTAAGCGCTGGGGGAACAAACCTGCTAAGAGCGATAGCTATGTTTTCCCGATCTTAAAGAAGGGACTTTCTCCGGAGGAAGAGCTGGCTCAGGTGCGATACGCAACGAAGGCCATAAACAAGTACATTAAAAGGATAGCTGCAGAAGTAGGCATAGAAAAGAACGTGTCTACCTATACCGCGCGCCATTCTTTCTCAACTGTACTCAAACGCTCAGGTGCCTCAATGGAGCTTATATCAGAGTCTCTCGGGCACAGCGATATGAAAACAACCGAGAGCTATCTGGACAGCTTTGAAAGCGACCTTAAGAAGCGTTTTGCAGAGCAGCTTACAGCTTTTAGGAAGGATAAGGAAGAGGCCGAGATAGAATAA
- a CDS encoding KilA-N domain-containing protein, whose protein sequence is MSLAVVDLRRVQTLVFIIRLMPVLSPIIHIKRKEENMKSLGVQVYDSNYIGFYPDGDSRGLLLSLNEEQMVNATLMARDYPEKNINDFIEDKQVIAFMDRLSEETGSPVLVKEYWSSGYSIWMHRALAFKFAVWLTLDFELWLYNVTEKILLADIDYPDTEPLVEQSSDQIDD, encoded by the coding sequence ATGTCTCTTGCAGTAGTTGACTTAAGACGGGTACAGACACTAGTATTTATTATTAGGCTTATGCCAGTGTTATCACCTATCATTCACATAAAAAGAAAGGAGGAAAACATGAAAAGCCTTGGCGTACAAGTATATGATTCTAACTATATCGGGTTTTATCCAGATGGTGACTCTAGAGGGCTTCTCCTTAGCTTGAATGAAGAACAGATGGTAAATGCCACATTAATGGCAAGAGATTATCCAGAAAAAAATATCAATGACTTCATCGAAGACAAACAAGTCATAGCATTTATGGATAGGTTGAGCGAGGAAACAGGAAGCCCTGTTTTAGTCAAGGAGTACTGGAGCTCCGGATATAGCATTTGGATGCATAGGGCATTAGCTTTCAAATTTGCAGTTTGGCTAACGCTGGACTTTGAACTATGGCTGTATAATGTTACGGAGAAGATACTTTTAGCTGATATTGACTATCCTGACACTGAGCCTTTAGTAGAACAAAGTAGTGATCAGATTGACGACTAA
- a CDS encoding KilA-N domain-containing protein — MNELNVRQDDINDFKISVSNTYGEIPFCLVEEDMVEAGFMERRFKDKKIHDFIKKENVKDFMHELSSDIFGPALVKRNWGLGSETWMHKILALKYAAWLNPSFELWVYKQAEKILSDEHNLKWEDNLVLQTEE, encoded by the coding sequence ATGAACGAACTTAATGTGCGCCAGGATGATATCAACGATTTCAAAATTAGTGTGAGTAATACATATGGTGAAATTCCATTTTGCCTAGTCGAAGAGGATATGGTAGAGGCTGGTTTTATGGAGCGTAGATTTAAAGATAAAAAAATCCATGACTTCATAAAGAAAGAAAATGTCAAGGATTTCATGCATGAGCTGAGTAGTGATATATTCGGTCCAGCCTTGGTTAAGAGAAACTGGGGTCTTGGTTCTGAAACCTGGATGCATAAGATATTGGCATTGAAATATGCCGCATGGCTGAATCCAAGTTTTGAACTATGGGTGTATAAGCAAGCAGAGAAAATATTATCGGATGAACATAACCTTAAATGGGAAGATAATTTGGTTCTTCAGACTGAAGAATAA
- a CDS encoding type I restriction endonuclease subunit R produces MSQYLAEEAIEQAAIAWLREQEHYTYKHGSEIKRDLSKAVLEDVFEAFLQRRYPQVPQKVLAELKQEFLYNPGADLHQRNHAFHLKLSKGISKTWKDETGKQHFGHFYPIAYDDVQQNEFRVVNQFTIVGKSKRIPDLIIFVNGLPLVLFEFKNLFSQDATVEAAYNQVQHYTYQIPQLFEYNALTVVSDGQTTLHGMYSSGLEWFAAWKSIDGITVIPNGFALETLIKGLLVPKRLLQYVRHYIFHELDKGHLIKKGAKYHQFFGIQYALQETLKSVRPYGDGRIGVVWHTTRSGKSITMAIYTGILRQLQELKNPTIVVQVDRFDLNRQLFDDFVAAKDLVGDVQIANTTDELRALLSGDGGGVVFSTVQKFNLKETATGRELEHPVLSTRDNIIVIADECHRTQYGLVQGFANNLRRALPQASFIGFTGTPVDSKDADTVAVFGDIIHTYDIRQATEDKAVVPIYYEPRLAKLHLGNAQLEDEAEEITSGLEESDKNKILWAAMEDAAGAKERVEAIARDILQHYTSRTTQGARMEGKAMIVCMSRRNCVKLYDALTALDGCPEVAVIMTTNIAKDPVTWNPHVRTKEQMEEVKARFKDPDDPLKLVIVRDMWLTGFDNPAMHTLYVDKVMSGHNLIQAVNRVATVFRDKPSGLIVDYIGIGDRLRDATKKYTSAGGSGRVTVDIEEAFSLAQEVVELLKEQLPEGLNYTTWPALTGPDKIKLVSQATNHFVSDDELCKAFMLNEKKLSSLAPIIKSHESINDIALDLIFFQHVGAAVRKVKYPSTNIKKKQDKIKDLIHRSIESEEVVDVFQMAGIERFDISIINDDFLATAKEQKTGNELKLELLRQIMNDEIKVRSMKNLVKYRKLKEEVERIISDYHNHFFDSLVAMEKLREVAKHMQEEDERRNQLGITEEEEAFYEILAKHPNAVQDFDLIKELVQKILAEVKKSASQPDWYKKDDTKAQLQLAVKKVLRFKVKDELQEILDEVMEQAEARFKEYDMSVA; encoded by the coding sequence ATGAGCCAGTACTTAGCTGAAGAAGCCATTGAGCAGGCGGCCATTGCCTGGCTGCGCGAACAGGAGCACTATACCTATAAACACGGCTCCGAGATAAAGCGCGACCTGAGTAAGGCTGTGCTCGAAGACGTGTTTGAGGCTTTTCTGCAGCGCCGCTACCCGCAGGTGCCGCAAAAAGTGCTGGCCGAGCTGAAGCAGGAGTTCCTCTACAACCCCGGCGCCGATCTGCACCAGCGCAACCACGCCTTCCACCTCAAACTCAGCAAAGGCATCAGCAAAACCTGGAAAGACGAAACCGGCAAGCAGCATTTCGGCCACTTCTACCCCATCGCCTACGATGATGTGCAGCAAAATGAGTTTCGGGTGGTCAACCAGTTTACCATCGTCGGCAAAAGCAAGCGCATCCCCGACCTGATCATTTTCGTGAACGGCCTGCCGCTGGTGCTCTTCGAGTTCAAGAACCTCTTCAGCCAGGACGCCACCGTAGAAGCCGCTTACAACCAGGTGCAGCACTATACCTACCAGATTCCGCAGCTCTTCGAGTACAACGCCCTCACGGTGGTCAGCGACGGCCAGACCACCCTGCACGGCATGTACAGCAGCGGTCTGGAGTGGTTCGCCGCCTGGAAAAGTATAGATGGGATCACGGTGATCCCAAACGGATTCGCACTCGAAACACTCATCAAAGGTTTGCTCGTGCCCAAGCGACTTTTGCAATACGTGCGCCACTACATCTTCCACGAGCTCGACAAGGGCCATCTGATCAAGAAAGGCGCCAAGTACCACCAGTTCTTCGGCATACAGTATGCTCTGCAGGAAACCCTGAAGAGCGTGCGCCCCTACGGCGACGGCCGCATTGGCGTAGTATGGCACACCACCCGCTCCGGCAAAAGCATTACCATGGCCATTTACACCGGTATCCTGCGCCAGCTGCAAGAGCTGAAGAACCCAACCATTGTGGTGCAGGTAGACCGCTTCGACCTCAACCGCCAGCTCTTCGACGATTTTGTGGCCGCCAAAGACCTGGTAGGTGATGTGCAGATTGCCAACACCACCGACGAGCTACGCGCCCTCTTGAGTGGCGATGGCGGCGGCGTGGTGTTCAGCACCGTGCAGAAGTTTAACCTGAAAGAAACCGCCACCGGCCGCGAGCTGGAGCACCCCGTGCTGAGCACCCGCGACAACATCATCGTGATTGCAGACGAGTGCCACCGCACCCAGTATGGCTTGGTGCAGGGCTTTGCCAACAACCTGCGCCGCGCCTTGCCGCAAGCCTCCTTCATCGGCTTCACCGGCACGCCCGTCGACAGCAAAGACGCCGACACCGTAGCCGTGTTCGGCGACATCATCCATACCTACGACATCCGCCAGGCCACCGAAGACAAAGCCGTGGTACCGATCTACTACGAACCTCGCCTGGCCAAGCTGCACCTGGGCAATGCGCAGCTGGAAGATGAAGCCGAAGAGATAACCAGTGGTCTGGAAGAAAGCGACAAGAACAAGATACTCTGGGCCGCCATGGAAGACGCTGCCGGAGCCAAAGAGCGCGTAGAAGCCATCGCCCGCGACATCCTGCAGCACTATACCTCCCGCACTACGCAGGGAGCGAGAATGGAAGGCAAAGCCATGATCGTGTGCATGAGCCGCCGCAACTGCGTGAAGCTCTATGATGCTTTAACGGCATTGGATGGCTGCCCCGAAGTAGCCGTGATCATGACGACCAACATCGCCAAAGATCCGGTTACCTGGAACCCGCACGTGCGCACCAAAGAGCAGATGGAAGAGGTAAAAGCCCGCTTCAAAGACCCGGACGATCCGCTGAAACTCGTGATCGTACGCGACATGTGGCTCACCGGCTTCGACAACCCCGCCATGCATACCTTGTATGTCGACAAAGTGATGAGCGGCCACAACCTGATACAGGCCGTTAACCGCGTCGCCACCGTGTTCCGCGACAAGCCCAGTGGCCTGATCGTCGACTACATCGGCATCGGTGACAGGTTGCGTGATGCGACGAAGAAGTATACTTCGGCAGGCGGCTCAGGCAGAGTAACCGTGGATATAGAAGAAGCTTTCTCGCTTGCCCAGGAAGTAGTCGAGCTACTGAAGGAGCAACTCCCAGAAGGTTTAAACTACACTACCTGGCCTGCCTTAACCGGGCCAGATAAGATCAAGTTGGTAAGTCAGGCAACTAATCACTTTGTCTCCGATGATGAGCTGTGTAAAGCTTTTATGCTGAACGAGAAGAAGCTCAGCAGCCTCGCCCCTATCATCAAAAGCCATGAAAGCATAAACGACATAGCGCTAGACCTGATCTTCTTCCAGCACGTGGGTGCAGCGGTACGTAAAGTGAAGTACCCAAGCACTAACATCAAGAAAAAGCAGGATAAGATAAAAGACCTGATCCACCGCAGCATCGAGAGCGAAGAGGTGGTGGACGTGTTTCAGATGGCCGGCATCGAGCGCTTCGACATCTCCATCATCAACGACGACTTCCTGGCTACCGCCAAAGAGCAGAAGACAGGTAACGAGCTAAAACTGGAGCTTCTGCGCCAAATCATGAACGACGAGATAAAAGTGCGCTCCATGAAGAACCTGGTGAAGTACAGGAAGCTGAAAGAGGAAGTAGAACGCATCATCTCAGATTACCACAACCACTTCTTCGACAGCCTGGTGGCTATGGAAAAGCTGCGCGAGGTGGCCAAGCACATGCAGGAGGAAGACGAGCGCCGCAACCAGCTAGGGATTACGGAAGAGGAAGAAGCTTTTTACGAGATCCTAGCCAAGCACCCCAACGCCGTGCAGGACTTCGACCTGATCAAAGAACTGGTGCAGAAGATTCTGGCTGAGGTGAAGAAAAGCGCCTCCCAACCCGACTGGTATAAGAAAGACGACACCAAAGCTCAGCTACAGCTAGCCGTGAAAAAGGTGCTGCGCTTCAAGGTAAAAGACGAGCTGCAGGAAATTCTGGACGAGGTGATGGAGCAGGCTGAGGCCAGATTTAAGGAGTATGATATGAGTGTGGCATAG
- a CDS encoding restriction endonuclease subunit S, which yields MASFKTYKVGNLYSVASGLSKSRSEFGFGHPFVTFKDVFYNFFIPTELESLANTTDKERTSCSVKRGDIFLTRTSETMHELGMSAVALKDYENATFNGFTKRLRLKDKVSVEIDPVFIGYYFRTTHIRNQIGMHATMTTRASLNSAAINSIEITIPEIEVQKRIGEILKSIDDKIELNRRMNQTLEQMAQTLFRQYFVDGIDEENLPEGWRVGSIYQIADVIYGAAFSSKKFNEKGEGLPLIRIRDLKNFKPQYYTTENHKKATIINKGDIIVGMDAEFSPCIWQGEKAYLNQRVCYFKPLNSSIHSYFIFESIKPHLKFFEAAKVGTTVIHLGKSDIDTFKVIIPTEDKLEAFYNLIDPLFNKVIHLSSEINTLTQLRDTLLPKLISGEIDVMQTKPEELHEPVLS from the coding sequence ATGGCTTCTTTTAAAACCTATAAAGTAGGCAATCTTTACAGCGTTGCTTCTGGCTTATCAAAGTCAAGAAGTGAGTTTGGCTTTGGCCACCCTTTCGTGACGTTTAAAGATGTCTTCTACAACTTCTTCATACCTACAGAACTTGAAAGCTTAGCAAACACAACAGATAAGGAAAGAACCTCCTGCTCTGTAAAGCGTGGAGATATTTTCCTGACACGAACCAGCGAAACAATGCATGAGTTGGGTATGAGTGCAGTTGCACTCAAGGACTATGAAAATGCTACTTTCAATGGCTTTACGAAACGCTTGCGCCTGAAGGATAAAGTTTCAGTTGAGATAGATCCAGTCTTCATTGGCTACTACTTCCGAACAACCCACATCAGAAATCAGATTGGAATGCACGCAACTATGACGACCAGAGCAAGTCTGAATAGTGCAGCTATAAACTCTATCGAAATAACTATACCTGAAATTGAAGTTCAGAAAAGAATTGGTGAGATTCTTAAAAGTATAGATGACAAAATAGAGCTGAACCGCCGCATGAACCAAACACTGGAGCAAATGGCGCAAACGCTCTTCCGGCAGTATTTCGTGGATGGTATTGATGAAGAGAATCTGCCGGAGGGATGGCGAGTAGGAAGTATTTATCAAATAGCAGATGTTATTTACGGTGCAGCTTTTTCATCAAAAAAATTCAATGAAAAAGGAGAAGGTCTGCCTCTAATTAGAATTAGAGATCTAAAGAATTTTAAACCTCAATACTATACAACTGAAAACCATAAAAAAGCTACGATCATCAATAAGGGTGATATCATAGTTGGTATGGACGCAGAGTTCAGTCCGTGTATATGGCAAGGTGAAAAAGCATACTTAAATCAGCGAGTTTGTTATTTTAAACCATTAAATAGCTCAATTCACAGCTACTTTATTTTTGAATCTATAAAGCCACATCTGAAGTTCTTTGAAGCTGCAAAAGTAGGTACAACAGTTATTCATTTAGGAAAATCTGATATAGATACTTTTAAGGTTATCATACCAACTGAAGATAAGTTAGAAGCTTTCTATAATCTTATAGATCCATTATTTAATAAGGTTATCCATTTAAGTTCTGAGATTAATACGCTTACCCAACTCCGCGATACGCTTCTTCCCAAACTCATTTCGGGAGAAATTGATGTAATGCAAACCAAACCGGAAGAGCTGCATGAGCCAGTACTTAGCTGA
- a CDS encoding AbiA family abortive infection protein — MGNLKKLQFGYFIDYELWLEAKRLLDFQISNKKTNRYYNTLNFFYFESIQSKTKQVATKTYFKEKVQNNFFYALEKEFFFYKYTLPKDGIGLRRYFFFGYPMQVFYYAVGIYLLKVSQQFLADYSRKNHHCFYGGNLTFEKDKLHVNPTSTTYYSSYKKFKEKLDQEIKKNANRSVIKVDIQNYFDNISMHKLLTEMLERVKFSDKQLYNFDKSTVDLIDFYFRFLNEDRDCLPQSDNNVISSFIGYLYLTLGDLYIEDSINEIKRLYPNFLKEYKIIRYVDDIHISLDFFSPKDEAKAHSLKESKFIYDLLNLISDKFYKNLNLRFNSKTEIFDLNEKKDFNILKNLVESSSPEYPEPNANNGTSIPDKGQLIIDTLDRIKALDLLKVVEGKHEIDLTYLNDIYDDKVRTFLQSPQNIKKLDAIFTDFNYDLFRLKTKPLIVILALSNKATGEFENFLVSKSHLTTFDRDLIINYLCQTGFNNKKLVSKLYSDNQIKDIFNEIKAKKVVNNKLPGYYKIEFAKLKRFKNEISLIEQIRLRTHYERISNYSISLNLLLNEIHLICSLLECKDIKGYDVSDVRSFLTAEGVENNEVIKIATLFDRRNNNPISHSGNNIRVASSITKDEYFVFKNSVDNVLGFLLSKN; from the coding sequence ATGGGCAACTTAAAAAAACTTCAGTTTGGATATTTCATTGACTATGAATTATGGTTAGAAGCAAAAAGGCTTCTGGATTTCCAAATCAGCAACAAGAAAACAAACAGATATTATAATACCTTAAATTTTTTCTATTTCGAATCTATACAGAGCAAGACGAAACAGGTTGCTACTAAGACTTACTTCAAAGAAAAAGTTCAGAACAATTTCTTTTACGCTCTTGAAAAAGAATTCTTTTTCTACAAGTATACTCTACCCAAAGATGGAATTGGTCTAAGAAGATACTTTTTCTTTGGATACCCTATGCAAGTATTTTACTATGCTGTTGGTATATATTTACTAAAGGTGTCTCAACAGTTTTTAGCAGATTATTCCAGAAAGAATCATCATTGCTTTTATGGAGGCAATTTAACATTTGAAAAAGATAAACTGCACGTAAATCCAACGTCTACAACCTACTACAGTAGCTACAAGAAATTCAAAGAAAAATTAGACCAAGAAATAAAGAAGAATGCAAATAGATCAGTTATAAAGGTAGATATCCAAAACTATTTTGATAACATATCAATGCATAAACTACTAACAGAAATGTTAGAAAGAGTAAAATTTAGTGATAAACAGCTATACAATTTTGATAAATCAACTGTAGACTTGATAGACTTCTACTTTAGGTTTCTTAATGAAGATAGAGACTGTTTACCCCAAAGTGATAATAACGTCATCTCAAGCTTTATAGGGTATTTATACTTGACTTTAGGCGATTTGTATATAGAAGATTCTATCAACGAGATAAAGAGGTTATATCCTAACTTTCTTAAAGAATATAAAATCATTCGATATGTTGATGACATACATATATCGCTTGATTTTTTTTCTCCTAAAGATGAAGCTAAAGCGCATTCATTAAAAGAAAGTAAGTTCATTTATGATTTACTAAATCTGATTTCAGATAAGTTTTATAAAAATCTAAATCTGCGATTTAATTCTAAAACTGAAATTTTTGATTTAAATGAAAAGAAAGACTTCAACATACTTAAGAACTTAGTTGAATCTTCTTCTCCAGAGTACCCAGAGCCAAATGCTAACAATGGCACAAGTATACCTGACAAAGGTCAACTAATCATAGATACATTAGATAGAATAAAGGCTTTAGATTTATTAAAAGTTGTAGAAGGTAAGCACGAGATTGATTTGACCTATTTGAATGATATTTACGATGACAAGGTTCGTACTTTCCTGCAGTCGCCACAAAACATAAAAAAATTAGACGCAATATTTACAGACTTTAATTATGATTTGTTTAGGTTGAAAACCAAGCCACTGATTGTTATTCTAGCGCTCTCCAATAAAGCTACTGGTGAATTTGAAAATTTCCTTGTGTCAAAATCACACCTCACTACTTTTGATAGAGATCTTATCATCAATTATTTGTGTCAGACTGGTTTCAACAATAAAAAACTGGTGTCTAAACTTTATAGTGATAACCAGATAAAGGACATTTTCAATGAAATCAAAGCTAAAAAAGTAGTAAATAATAAGCTGCCTGGCTACTACAAGATAGAATTCGCAAAGTTAAAGAGGTTTAAAAATGAAATCAGTCTTATCGAACAGATAAGGTTAAGGACTCACTATGAAAGAATCAGCAACTACTCTATAAGCCTAAACCTGCTATTAAATGAGATTCATCTTATTTGTAGTCTACTTGAATGTAAAGATATAAAGGGGTACGATGTATCAGATGTTCGTTCATTCCTTACAGCTGAAGGTGTAGAGAATAATGAAGTTATAAAGATTGCTACATTATTTGATAGACGTAATAATAACCCAATATCGCACTCAGGTAATAACATTAGAGTAGCTAGCTCTATCACAAAAGACGAGTATTTCGTCTTCAAGAATAGTGTAGATAATGTACTTGGCTTTCTATTAAGTAAGAACTAA
- a CDS encoding DUF6804 family protein, translated as MKLTLNNFKVIACLALLLGTLNLPIGYYLPLRIIVIGAAIGSLIKDYDNDSQEPFFTYAYIAIIIVFNPIFPLPFGKTIWVVIDIITCLILFLSLFNNTTKKTKISKKRRLSVQELNELAPFSKEEIEVAKYFETVCLVNNLPIYPIDYYSDEGRKALESSKEFFKIPPGTMDTLDKQEERHQRYRQILYWFKANEYGPPYTEDEINKALKWEKEDYEYSCMYEDTEGEPVWPPPIDKDPITGNSYLDIKMYLMKAGIIENYRILRVGINNRYIFIPVNKKNF; from the coding sequence ATGAAATTAACATTGAATAATTTCAAAGTAATTGCTTGCCTAGCATTATTACTAGGAACATTAAATCTACCAATCGGATACTATCTTCCTTTAAGGATAATAGTTATAGGAGCAGCAATTGGCAGTCTAATTAAAGATTATGATAATGACTCTCAAGAACCATTTTTCACTTATGCTTACATAGCAATTATCATAGTATTCAACCCTATATTCCCCCTTCCTTTTGGCAAAACAATTTGGGTAGTAATAGATATAATAACCTGCTTGATTCTGTTTCTTTCACTCTTTAACAATACTACAAAAAAAACAAAAATCAGTAAAAAGAGAAGGCTTTCTGTGCAGGAGTTGAATGAACTTGCTCCTTTTTCAAAAGAGGAAATTGAAGTTGCTAAGTATTTTGAAACTGTGTGCTTAGTAAATAATTTGCCCATATACCCTATTGATTATTATAGTGATGAGGGAAGAAAAGCTCTAGAATCATCAAAAGAGTTTTTTAAGATTCCACCAGGTACAATGGATACCTTAGATAAACAAGAAGAAAGGCATCAGAGATATAGACAAATTCTCTACTGGTTTAAGGCAAATGAATATGGCCCTCCATACACAGAAGATGAAATCAACAAGGCTCTGAAATGGGAAAAGGAAGATTATGAATATTCTTGTATGTATGAAGATACAGAAGGAGAGCCAGTTTGGCCACCTCCTATAGATAAAGACCCTATCACTGGCAATTCTTACTTAGATATTAAAATGTATTTAATGAAGGCAGGGATTATAGAGAATTACAGAATTCTTAGAGTTGGGATTAACAATAGATATATATTCATACCTGTCAATAAAAAGAATTTCTAA